The sequence below is a genomic window from Salicibibacter cibarius.
TTGGAAGCAATGGAAGAAGGCAATGTGACCGTTGATGGATACACCCATGAGTTGTATGAACCTTTTTTTGTCATGGCGACACAGAATCCGATTGAGCACGGGGGCACATATCCGTTGCCTGAAGCGCAGTTGGATCGCTTTTTATTTCGGATTATGATTGGTTATCCGAGCCAAGAAGAAGAATTGGATATGCTGGAACGCATGGAATATGGCCATCCCATTGACGATTTGCCGGCAGTCGTTGATATACGGGATGTCCAACAGATGCAAAGAGAGGTGCCGAGCGTATTTGTAAGCGAGGCGGTTAAACAATACATCGTTGCCATCGTTCGTGAAACGAGAAACCTCGATCAGGCAGAGCTTGGTGTAAGTCCGAGAGGGTCAATTGCCCTGTTGCGTGCCGCCCAAAGCTATGCATATGTGCAAGGAGTGCCATACGTTCGCCCGGATGATGTGAAATTGTTGGCACCGTATGTCCTGGGGCACAGATTAATTTTGGAAAGTGACGTTCTTGGTCCGCAAAGACAAGCGCAGGCTTTGATCGAGCACATGCT
It includes:
- a CDS encoding AAA family ATPase; this encodes MTYYAEKIRDIIDTVEKVVVGKREAITLTLTALLARRHVLIEDVPGVGKTMLVRAMARATGADFKRIQFTPDLLPSDVTGVSIYNQHTKEFEFRPGPVMSHILLADEINRTSPKTQSALLEAMEEGNVTVDGYTHELYEPFFVMATQNPIEHGGTYPLPEAQLDRFLFRIMIGYPSQEEELDMLERMEYGHPIDDLPAVVDIRDVQQMQREVPSVFVSEAVKQYIVAIVRETRNLDQAELGVSPRGSIALLRAAQSYAYVQGVPYVRPDDVKLLAPYVLGHRLILESDVLGPQRQAQALIEHMLTRIAVPATRKDILK